In one window of Branchiostoma floridae strain S238N-H82 chromosome 14, Bfl_VNyyK, whole genome shotgun sequence DNA:
- the LOC118430937 gene encoding plasminogen-like → MAVTNVPAHLDGLDGTVYKISTSVSGNHAKMDNVRTKLGATNVPAHLDGLDRTANEREDGKGSSYRGKVAVTNSGKKCQRWDRQTPQEHDRTPAEYPSSGLEQNYCRNPDGVDGVWCYTTDPGKRWEYYDVPVCG, encoded by the exons ATGGcggttacaaatgtacctgctcacctggatggactggacggaACTGTCTACAAG ATATCAACGAGTGTATCAGGAAACCATGCCAAAATGGACAATGTGAGAACAAAGCTGggggctacaaatgtacctgctcacctggatggactggacagaactgccaACGAGCGCGAG GACGGAAAAGGCTCATCTTACCGAGGGAAAGTCGCCGTGACCAACAGTGGAAAGAagtgtcagcgctgggacaggcAGACGCCCCAAGAACACGACAGGACACCTGCTGAATATCCATCGTCCGGgctggagcagaactactgccggaacccgGACGGAGTGGACGGagtttggtgctacaccacggacccTGGCAAGCGATGGGAGTACTATGATGTGCCAGTATGCG Ggtaa